One window of the Salvia splendens isolate huo1 chromosome 1, SspV2, whole genome shotgun sequence genome contains the following:
- the LOC121808952 gene encoding COP9 signalosome complex subunit 7-like isoform X2, with amino-acid sequence MDIEQQQAEHIDYFLKKASILQGSALSSLIVEATSHPSLFAFSEILAAPNVIELEGTENSAFLDVLRMFAYGTWSEYKITASRLPQLKPDQVLKLKQLTVLTLAETNKVLPYDTLMQELDVANVRQLEDFLINDCMYVGIVRGKLDQLRRCFEVQFAAGRDLRPGQLGGMIQTLSNWLSTSENLLVSIQEKIKWGDAMSEIDKKHAKEVEERAEEVKKTLSLRKLPIVSRPTLTSEGMKRSFLNMVE; translated from the exons ATGGACATTGAGCAACAGCAAGCGGAGCACATTGACTACTTCTTGAAGAAGGCATCGATTCTGCAGGGCTCGGCGCTATCGAGCCTCATCGTAGAGGCAACTTCCCATCCTTCCCTCTTTGCCTTTTCCGAGATTCTCGCCGCCCCTAACGTCATAGAG CTAGAAGGGACTGAGAATAGCGCCTTCCTTGACGTGCTTCGCATGTTTGCATATGGTACATGGAGTGAATATAAGA TTACTGCAAGTCGTCTTCCACAATTGAAACCTGATCAAGTCCTCAAATTGAAGCAGCTGACTGTACTTACTCTGGCGGAGACTAACAAG GTATTGCCATATGATACGTTGATGCAGGAGTTGGACGTTGCCAATGTTCGCCAGTTAGAAGACTTTCTCATTAACGACTGTATGTATGTg GGCATAGTCAGAGGAAAGCTGGATCAGTTGAGAAGATGCTTTGAG GTGCAATTTGCAGCAGGCAGGGATCTTAGACCTGGACAATTGGGTGGGATGATCCAAACATTATCAAACTG GCTGTCTACGTCAGAAAATCTTCTGGTTTCAATTCAAGAGAAGATAAAATGGGGAGATGCTATGAGTGAGATAGACAAGAAGCACGCAAAGGAAGTAGAAGAGCGTGCTGAGGAAGTGAAGAAAACACTATCTTTAAGG AAGTTACCCATTGTAAGCAGGCCGACATTGACTTCCGAGGGCATGAAGAGATCTTTTCTGAACATGGTGGAGTGA
- the LOC121805011 gene encoding ethylene-responsive transcription factor 13-like, with protein MEQIIESKNVGVSEFDYDWLHAIQNYLLSDSDFPLANASPLSDDDVLQMVDELLCDVISAPPPPQRPAVEWKRYKGVRQRPWGKFAAEIRNPEKKGSRLWLGTYETPEEAAVAYDRAAFRMRGSRARVNFPHLVGSGIPEPTRVTKRKNTDFNNASRKKINCV; from the coding sequence ATGGAACAAATAATTGAATCAAAAAATGTAGGAGTATCTGAATTCGACTATGATTGGCTCCACGCCATCCAAAACTATCTCCTCAGCGACTCCGATTTTCCCCTCGCCAATGCATCCCCGCTCAGCGACGACGACGTTTTGCAAATGGTTGACGAGCTTCTGTGCGACGTTATCTccgcgcctcctcctcctcagcgGCCGGCGGTGGAGTGGAAGCGGTACAAAGGCGTGAGGCAGCGGCCGTGGGGGAAGTTCGCGGCGGAGATAAGGAATCCGGAGAAGAAGGGTTCGAGGCTGTGGCTGGGGACGTACGAGACGCCGGAGGAGGCCGCCGTGGCTTACGATCGAGCAGCGTTCAGGATGCGCGGCTCGCGGGCCCGGGTCAACTTCCCGCACCTTGTCGGGTCAGGCATTCCCGAGCCGACCCGAGTCACTAAGAGGAAAAACACTGATTTTAATAATGCGTCGCGGAAAAAGATCAATTGTGTATAA
- the LOC121808952 gene encoding COP9 signalosome complex subunit 7-like isoform X1, with protein MDIEQQQAEHIDYFLKKASILQGSALSSLIVEATSHPSLFAFSEILAAPNVIELEGTENSAFLDVLRMFAYGTWSEYKITASRLPQLKPDQVLKLKQLTVLTLAETNKVLPYDTLMQELDVANVRQLEDFLINDCMYVGIVRGKLDQLRRCFEVQFAAGRDLRPGQLGGMIQTLSNWLSTSENLLVSIQEKIKWGDAMSEIDKKHAKEVEERAEEVKKTLSLRADIDFRGHEEIFSEHGGVMDFEEDRSRPKRRRHPIG; from the exons ATGGACATTGAGCAACAGCAAGCGGAGCACATTGACTACTTCTTGAAGAAGGCATCGATTCTGCAGGGCTCGGCGCTATCGAGCCTCATCGTAGAGGCAACTTCCCATCCTTCCCTCTTTGCCTTTTCCGAGATTCTCGCCGCCCCTAACGTCATAGAG CTAGAAGGGACTGAGAATAGCGCCTTCCTTGACGTGCTTCGCATGTTTGCATATGGTACATGGAGTGAATATAAGA TTACTGCAAGTCGTCTTCCACAATTGAAACCTGATCAAGTCCTCAAATTGAAGCAGCTGACTGTACTTACTCTGGCGGAGACTAACAAG GTATTGCCATATGATACGTTGATGCAGGAGTTGGACGTTGCCAATGTTCGCCAGTTAGAAGACTTTCTCATTAACGACTGTATGTATGTg GGCATAGTCAGAGGAAAGCTGGATCAGTTGAGAAGATGCTTTGAG GTGCAATTTGCAGCAGGCAGGGATCTTAGACCTGGACAATTGGGTGGGATGATCCAAACATTATCAAACTG GCTGTCTACGTCAGAAAATCTTCTGGTTTCAATTCAAGAGAAGATAAAATGGGGAGATGCTATGAGTGAGATAGACAAGAAGCACGCAAAGGAAGTAGAAGAGCGTGCTGAGGAAGTGAAGAAAACACTATCTTTAAGG GCCGACATTGACTTCCGAGGGCATGAAGAGATCTTTTCTGAACATGGTGGAGTGATGGACTTCGAGGAAGATCGTAGCCGCCCGAAGAG GAGACGACATCCGATAGGTTGA